The Haloplanus sp. CK5-1 genome contains a region encoding:
- a CDS encoding aromatic ring-hydroxylating oxygenase subunit alpha, with translation MTRWNDGADRVSAVSPDITDETNALPAKYFTDPDVWEMEKEKVFSRYWVYAGHENCIPEAGDYFTRTVGDKQVIVARDEDGDVRAFYNVCAHRGSKMVDDTPMTDPGNMGRIQCPYHLWTYDLDGDLRSTPRSFEETGLNPDLDDSDVSGLDPDENGLMAVNTDSIGPLVFLNFADDPPLSLAEQAGKLKSRLESLPLEEYQHARRYVSEVECNWKTFGGNYSECDHCEANHQDWITGIQLDESELEVNDYHWVLHYTHEEDVEDGLRIHDEHEAQFHYFWPNFTVNMYGTADGYGTYIIDPIDEERFQLIADYYFAAPELSEDEEEFVHTSRQLQEEDFELVERQYEGLQSGALAQGQLGPNEHTLHRFHRLAQEAYNA, from the coding sequence ATGACCCGGTGGAACGACGGCGCCGATCGCGTGAGCGCCGTGAGCCCCGACATCACGGACGAGACGAACGCCCTCCCGGCGAAGTACTTCACCGATCCGGACGTGTGGGAGATGGAAAAGGAGAAGGTCTTCTCGCGGTACTGGGTGTACGCGGGCCACGAGAACTGCATTCCCGAGGCGGGCGACTACTTCACCCGGACCGTCGGCGACAAACAGGTGATCGTCGCACGGGACGAGGACGGCGACGTGCGCGCGTTCTACAACGTCTGTGCCCACCGCGGCTCGAAGATGGTCGACGACACGCCGATGACCGATCCGGGCAACATGGGTCGGATCCAGTGTCCGTACCACCTCTGGACGTACGACCTCGACGGCGACCTGCGGAGTACGCCACGGAGTTTCGAAGAGACGGGGCTCAACCCGGACCTCGACGATTCGGACGTGTCGGGACTCGACCCCGACGAGAACGGGTTGATGGCGGTCAACACCGATAGCATCGGACCGCTGGTCTTTCTCAACTTCGCGGACGACCCGCCGCTGTCGCTCGCCGAACAGGCCGGGAAGCTGAAATCCAGGTTGGAGTCGCTCCCGCTCGAAGAGTACCAACACGCCCGACGGTACGTCTCGGAGGTCGAGTGCAACTGGAAGACCTTCGGCGGCAACTACTCCGAGTGTGACCACTGCGAGGCGAACCACCAAGACTGGATCACGGGGATCCAACTCGACGAGTCGGAACTGGAGGTCAACGACTACCACTGGGTACTCCACTACACCCACGAGGAAGACGTCGAGGACGGACTCCGAATCCACGACGAACACGAGGCCCAGTTCCACTACTTCTGGCCGAACTTCACCGTCAACATGTACGGGACCGCGGACGGCTACGGCACGTACATCATCGACCCCATCGACGAGGAACGGTTCCAGTTGATCGCCGACTACTACTTCGCGGCCCCGGAGCTCAGCGAGGACGAGGAGGAGTTCGTCCACACCAGCCGCCAACTCCAGGAGGAGGACTTCGAACTGGTCGAACGCCAGTACGAAGGATTGCAGTCCGGTGCGCTCGCACAGGGTCAACTCGGTCCCAACGAGCACACGCTCCACCGGTTCCACCGGCTGGCACAGGAGGCGTACAACGCGTGA
- a CDS encoding transposase, with amino-acid sequence MRSATLQDDPSVESFFNAVETETLALFEHLSFEFLEGFDVFAPAETGRTRDLEPPEMMRGFLHCYYKNIYGIRPVARELNNTVVWLSCSFDRPPSRDAVDRFLTDLEHVVDRVFDHLVEQAALRGLLDLTYSIDSTDVRAMPADPDASKCYDPTDDEYYYGYGCTIVSTGQKIPIAAEFTESKQAPEETAMRVTRDALAVGKPMWMLGDSAYDTLDWHDHLLAAGVVPVAPYNPRNTDDPKDIEYRVEDRIEKHSNDVQLKQSTLDETYNRRSGVERTNESVKGCGLGRTHARGRVHARAQVFLALCLRLVVAITNYERGDNPGSTIITV; translated from the coding sequence ATGCGTTCAGCGACCCTGCAAGATGATCCTTCGGTAGAATCGTTCTTCAATGCCGTGGAAACGGAGACGTTGGCGTTGTTCGAGCACCTCTCCTTCGAGTTTCTTGAAGGGTTCGACGTGTTCGCCCCGGCGGAGACGGGGCGAACACGAGATCTTGAGCCGCCCGAGATGATGCGTGGCTTTCTCCATTGCTATTACAAGAACATCTACGGTATCCGTCCGGTTGCACGAGAACTGAACAACACCGTTGTCTGGCTCAGCTGTAGCTTCGATCGACCGCCGTCGAGAGACGCGGTCGATCGATTCCTCACTGATCTTGAGCACGTTGTTGACCGGGTCTTCGACCATCTCGTCGAGCAGGCCGCCTTGCGGGGCCTGCTCGACTTGACGTATTCTATCGATTCAACCGACGTGAGAGCGATGCCCGCCGATCCAGACGCATCGAAGTGCTATGATCCAACCGATGACGAGTACTACTACGGCTACGGCTGCACGATCGTCTCAACCGGGCAAAAGATCCCGATTGCAGCCGAGTTCACCGAGAGCAAACAAGCACCAGAAGAGACGGCGATGCGCGTCACGCGTGACGCGCTCGCCGTCGGGAAACCGATGTGGATGCTTGGAGACAGTGCCTACGACACGCTCGACTGGCACGACCACCTGCTGGCCGCAGGGGTCGTGCCAGTCGCTCCGTACAATCCACGAAACACCGACGACCCGAAAGATATCGAGTACAGGGTAGAAGACCGCATTGAAAAACACAGCAACGACGTTCAGCTGAAGCAATCAACGCTAGACGAGACGTACAACCGCCGGAGTGGCGTCGAACGAACCAACGAATCAGTCAAGGGCTGCGGCCTCGGGCGAACGCACGCCCGAGGCCGCGTCCATGCACGAGCGCAGGTGTTCCTCGCGTTGTGTCTGCGCCTCGTCGTCGCAATCACCAACTACGAACGCGGAGACAATCCGGGAAGCACAATCATCACGGTGTGA
- a CDS encoding DUF7342 family protein — protein sequence MSDDARRDGPPSFDRPFEGQDTKQRVYGAVLHAREPMTAAEIAERADCSEESARTHLSFYADLGIVIHHDGRPARYERNDDYFEWRRVNELANVHTVEELQARVSEFTDQIEAYREEYDADSPGDVDVLEFDAERVDDVYADLGDWATAIEERRLHERARQKETSSTAPSHG from the coding sequence ATGTCAGATGACGCCCGTCGCGACGGACCGCCGTCATTCGACCGGCCATTCGAAGGCCAGGACACGAAACAGCGCGTGTACGGCGCGGTCCTCCATGCGCGGGAGCCGATGACGGCCGCCGAGATTGCCGAGCGTGCGGACTGCTCCGAAGAGTCCGCACGGACGCATCTGTCCTTCTACGCTGACCTTGGCATCGTTATCCACCACGATGGCCGTCCAGCTCGGTACGAGCGCAACGACGACTACTTCGAGTGGCGCCGAGTGAATGAGTTGGCGAACGTACACACCGTCGAAGAACTACAGGCCCGGGTCTCGGAGTTCACCGACCAAATCGAAGCATACCGCGAGGAGTACGACGCTGACTCGCCCGGTGACGTCGATGTTCTCGAATTCGACGCCGAGCGCGTTGACGACGTGTATGCGGACCTCGGGGACTGGGCGACCGCAATCGAGGAGCGCCGGCTCCACGAGCGTGCCCGCCAGAAGGAGACTAGCTCCACAGCACCCTCCCACGGCTGA
- a CDS encoding type B DNA-directed DNA polymerase, translated as MALSIDFLDDGRVLEWETTADGAVATEHEDYSPRFYVAARDPASDLDLTTLQSVYDQHPDVVATEMIARRPGFRRDEEAVLAVDVAHIDRVTPLARQARQLSAYPVGDLACFNVDFSREFRYCLETGADPTPASELSTLRLSVPVTETSNGVYGELSVDGDTVTGSPTDLLTAVQGALDAHDPDVLVCSTSEIVPTLHEMATDAGVDDLSLSRWPDVDYQQLASRSTYSSYGRVGHSPARYNVPGRAIIDESNTFFYGETNLDGILDLVSRSKKPVQELAWASIGNVLTAIQICEAHDRGVLVPWNSWRHEFYKPMGTLHDADRGGFIFAPEVGLHENVHELDFSSLYPNIICTRNVSPDVIRCSCHSDREDVPGLGYSICDDRGYLVDVLQPIIDARDEIKAAIRREKERNDPDEDRLAELEGRSGALKWILVACFGYQGFSNAKFGRIECHEAINAFAREILLTAKQRLEAGGWRVVHGIVDSIWVTPNPDVNDDDREELEMLATEITECVEIRLEHEAHYDWVAFVPQRESDAGALTKYFGKVAGDDEFKIRGIEARQRSTPAFIEDIQRDCLERLDATRSPDAVLDCLQDAIKRLHAGTVPVEQLVERNRVSKPLEGYTNQTQNVAALQRAHDQDLAVHPGQDIEYVVVDDEKTSRERVALAHEEIESYDASYYETKLIRAVESLLSPIDWDRSKIRRELTETLVPELAAYANTEND; from the coding sequence ATGGCGTTGAGCATCGACTTTCTGGACGACGGCCGCGTACTGGAGTGGGAGACAACCGCTGACGGCGCCGTCGCGACCGAGCACGAAGACTACTCGCCGCGCTTCTACGTCGCTGCTCGCGACCCAGCGTCCGACCTCGACCTCACGACGCTCCAGTCAGTGTACGACCAGCACCCGGATGTCGTCGCAACCGAGATGATTGCGCGACGGCCGGGCTTTCGACGAGATGAGGAGGCCGTTCTTGCGGTCGACGTTGCCCACATCGACCGCGTCACCCCACTCGCCCGGCAGGCACGCCAGCTGTCGGCCTATCCAGTCGGGGATCTCGCCTGTTTCAACGTCGACTTCTCGCGAGAGTTCCGGTACTGTCTGGAGACCGGCGCCGATCCGACACCCGCGAGCGAGCTGTCGACGCTCCGGCTTAGCGTTCCGGTGACCGAAACAAGTAATGGCGTCTATGGGGAGCTGTCCGTCGACGGCGACACCGTCACCGGCTCGCCGACGGATCTTCTGACCGCTGTCCAAGGGGCGCTCGACGCACACGATCCGGACGTCCTGGTCTGCTCGACGAGCGAGATCGTCCCGACCCTCCACGAGATGGCGACGGACGCCGGCGTCGACGACCTCTCGCTGAGTCGGTGGCCGGACGTCGACTATCAGCAGCTCGCGAGTCGGTCGACGTACTCGAGTTACGGCCGCGTCGGCCACTCGCCGGCGCGATACAACGTTCCCGGCCGGGCGATCATCGACGAGTCGAACACGTTCTTCTACGGGGAGACGAACCTCGACGGCATCCTCGATCTCGTGTCGCGCTCGAAAAAGCCCGTCCAAGAGCTTGCGTGGGCATCGATCGGGAACGTCCTCACCGCGATCCAGATCTGTGAGGCCCACGACCGCGGCGTCCTCGTCCCGTGGAACTCCTGGCGCCACGAGTTCTACAAGCCGATGGGGACGCTCCACGATGCCGACCGCGGCGGGTTCATCTTCGCGCCCGAGGTCGGCCTCCACGAGAACGTCCACGAACTTGACTTCTCCTCGTTGTATCCGAACATCATCTGTACCCGGAACGTCTCGCCGGACGTCATCCGGTGTAGCTGCCACAGCGACCGCGAGGACGTCCCCGGCCTCGGGTACTCGATCTGCGACGACCGGGGCTACCTCGTCGACGTGCTGCAGCCGATCATCGACGCACGCGACGAGATCAAGGCGGCCATCCGTCGCGAGAAGGAACGGAACGACCCCGACGAGGACCGCTTAGCGGAACTCGAGGGACGGTCGGGAGCGCTGAAGTGGATCCTCGTCGCCTGCTTCGGGTATCAGGGGTTCAGCAACGCGAAGTTCGGCCGGATCGAGTGCCACGAGGCGATCAATGCATTCGCTCGCGAGATTCTGCTGACGGCGAAACAACGCCTAGAAGCCGGCGGCTGGCGTGTCGTCCACGGCATCGTTGATTCGATCTGGGTGACTCCGAACCCCGACGTCAACGACGATGATCGTGAAGAGCTCGAGATGCTCGCGACGGAGATTACGGAATGCGTCGAGATTCGGCTCGAACACGAAGCCCACTATGACTGGGTGGCGTTCGTACCGCAGCGCGAGAGCGACGCCGGCGCGTTAACGAAGTACTTCGGCAAAGTGGCTGGCGACGACGAGTTCAAGATACGCGGTATCGAGGCTCGCCAGCGGTCGACCCCGGCGTTCATCGAAGACATCCAGCGAGACTGCCTCGAACGGCTCGACGCGACTCGGTCTCCGGACGCCGTACTCGACTGTCTTCAGGACGCGATCAAGCGCCTCCACGCTGGAACGGTGCCGGTTGAGCAGCTCGTCGAACGGAATCGTGTCTCCAAGCCACTCGAAGGGTATACTAATCAGACACAAAACGTAGCCGCGCTGCAACGCGCTCACGATCAGGATCTCGCGGTCCACCCGGGACAGGACATCGAGTACGTAGTTGTCGACGACGAGAAAACCTCACGAGAGCGGGTCGCGTTGGCTCACGAGGAGATCGAGTCGTACGATGCGTCGTACTATGAAACGAAACTCATCAGAGCTGTCGAAAGTCTTCTGTCGCCGATAGACTGGGATCGGTCGAAGATCCGTCGAGAACTCACGGAGACGCTGGTCCCGGAGTTGGCGGCGTACGCGAACACGGAGAATGATTAA
- a CDS encoding methylenetetrahydrofolate reductase has product MSLTKSTPTDSASSLLTDPRFELMPFDSFEGQMERLPEGAEIAVTASPQLGLEATVEWSERAADRGYEPVPHVAARYVRDADHLDEVAGRLVDAGITDVFVPGGDREDPVGEFESAHDLLVALDDLGYAFEDVGITGYPEGHDFLDDRTLADAMAKKAPHATYVTTQLCYDPEAILEWIETIRDRGIDLPVEVGIPGVMKYQKLLNISQKVGVGDSVRFLRKTSGILGFVRQLVGSRGKYTPDDLVDGLAPYAADSEYAIRGLHIYTFNQAADTEAWRRARLGE; this is encoded by the coding sequence ATGTCACTCACCAAGTCGACCCCCACCGACAGCGCGTCGAGCCTGCTCACCGACCCCCGGTTCGAACTGATGCCGTTCGACAGCTTCGAGGGGCAGATGGAGCGGCTTCCGGAGGGGGCGGAAATCGCCGTCACGGCCTCGCCACAGTTGGGGCTAGAGGCGACCGTAGAGTGGTCGGAGCGGGCCGCCGACCGCGGGTACGAGCCCGTCCCGCACGTCGCCGCGCGGTACGTCCGCGACGCCGACCACCTCGACGAGGTAGCCGGCCGACTCGTCGACGCTGGGATCACCGACGTCTTCGTCCCGGGTGGCGACCGCGAGGACCCGGTGGGTGAGTTCGAGTCGGCCCACGACCTGCTCGTGGCACTCGACGACCTCGGGTACGCGTTCGAGGACGTGGGCATCACCGGCTATCCGGAGGGCCACGACTTCCTCGACGACCGGACCCTGGCCGACGCGATGGCGAAGAAGGCACCCCACGCGACGTACGTCACGACACAGCTCTGTTACGATCCCGAGGCGATCCTGGAGTGGATAGAGACGATCCGCGACCGCGGGATCGACCTCCCCGTCGAGGTCGGGATCCCCGGGGTCATGAAGTACCAGAAACTACTGAACATCTCACAGAAGGTGGGCGTCGGCGACTCGGTGCGCTTCCTGCGGAAGACGAGCGGGATCCTGGGATTCGTCCGCCAACTCGTCGGGTCCCGCGGGAAGTACACACCCGACGACCTCGTCGACGGACTGGCTCCCTACGCGGCCGACTCCGAGTACGCGATCCGGGGACTCCACATCTACACCTTCAACCAGGCGGCCGACACCGAGGCGTGGCGGCGCGCTCGACTCGGCGAGTAG
- a CDS encoding aminomethyl transferase family protein: protein MTNDTHPNHPEINQSDRTLPRNLRQTGDPGIEMLVSTRVRKSPFFHKSFNEEGAWRCTVYNRIYHPRGLVEPEDGGAMAEYEALTESVTLWDVAVERQIRVKGPDAEALTNYVITRDATEIEPMHGKYVILCNEDGGILNDPILLRVEDDEFWFSISDSTLMQWLQGVNVGMDFDVEIDEIDVAPMQIQGPLSEDVMVEVVGEEVSDIPYYGLMEAEINGASVLVSQTGFSGEKGFEIYVRDATENAERVWDPVMETVKDHGGRQIAPGHHRRIAAGILSWGQDMDHETSPFQVNLGYQVPDDKDADYVGKEELERQKELIEDGEYPFNLKLVGLKIAGEPIRDYAPDFWIVSDPDTGEECGYMTSPWWNPDLETNIGLGFVPADKLQTETDALLNDEIYEENLDLEFAVHLPDEYAAESGEPAFATVAEVPFKESVNPSAREQAKLNARQDAEE from the coding sequence ATGACGAACGACACACACCCGAACCACCCGGAGATCAACCAGTCCGACCGAACGCTCCCGCGGAATCTGCGCCAGACCGGCGACCCGGGCATCGAGATGCTCGTGTCGACGCGCGTGCGCAAGTCACCCTTCTTCCACAAGTCGTTCAACGAGGAGGGGGCGTGGCGGTGTACCGTCTACAACCGAATCTACCACCCACGTGGGCTGGTCGAACCGGAAGACGGCGGTGCGATGGCCGAGTACGAGGCGCTCACGGAGAGCGTGACGCTGTGGGACGTGGCGGTCGAGCGCCAGATTCGCGTGAAGGGACCGGACGCGGAGGCGCTCACCAACTACGTCATCACGCGGGACGCGACAGAGATCGAACCGATGCACGGGAAGTACGTCATCCTCTGTAACGAGGACGGCGGCATCCTGAACGATCCGATCCTCCTGCGGGTCGAGGACGACGAGTTCTGGTTCTCCATCTCGGACTCGACGCTCATGCAGTGGCTGCAGGGCGTCAACGTCGGCATGGACTTCGACGTCGAGATCGACGAGATCGACGTCGCGCCGATGCAGATCCAGGGGCCGCTGTCGGAGGACGTGATGGTCGAGGTGGTCGGCGAGGAAGTGTCCGACATCCCCTACTACGGGCTGATGGAGGCCGAGATCAACGGCGCGTCCGTCCTCGTGAGCCAGACCGGATTCTCCGGCGAGAAGGGCTTCGAGATCTACGTGCGCGACGCGACCGAGAACGCCGAGCGAGTCTGGGACCCCGTGATGGAGACGGTGAAGGACCACGGCGGCCGACAGATCGCGCCGGGACACCACCGCCGGATCGCGGCCGGCATCCTCTCGTGGGGGCAGGACATGGACCACGAGACGTCGCCGTTCCAGGTGAATCTGGGATACCAGGTCCCCGACGACAAGGACGCCGACTACGTCGGCAAGGAGGAACTCGAACGCCAGAAGGAGTTGATCGAGGACGGCGAGTACCCGTTCAACCTCAAACTGGTCGGATTGAAGATCGCCGGGGAGCCGATCCGTGACTACGCGCCGGACTTCTGGATCGTTTCGGACCCCGACACCGGCGAGGAGTGTGGCTACATGACCTCGCCGTGGTGGAATCCGGACCTCGAGACGAACATCGGTCTGGGCTTCGTGCCCGCCGACAAACTGCAAACCGAAACGGACGCGCTCCTGAACGACGAGATCTACGAGGAGAATCTGGATCTCGAGTTCGCGGTCCACCTCCCCGACGAGTACGCGGCGGAGTCGGGCGAACCGGCGTTCGCAACGGTCGCGGAGGTGCCGTTCAAGGAGTCGGTGAACCCCAGCGCCCGCGAGCAGGCGAAACTGAACGCACGACAGGACGCCGAAGAGTAG
- the solA gene encoding N-methyl-L-tryptophan oxidase: MGLSDERRDVIVVGVGGMGSATAYHLARRGVDVLGLERFDIPHTQGSSHGITRIIRRAYYEHPSYIPLVERAYDLWDDLAEETDRPVIHRTGSIDAGPQGNVVFEGSRRSCEEHDIPHEVLTGAECNERFPGYDLPDDYRALYQPDGGFVVPEQAIVGHTEEAQAAGAEIRAREGVYDWAETPDGGVRVWTDHDTYEADRLVLAAGAWNYKLADALDGLAVPERQVLAWFQPETPALFEPDSLPVWNIETPEGRFYGLPIYDVPGFKLGKYHHLDEAVDPDSYDTDPGPADEVLLRDFTEKYFPKAAGPTMRLATCMFTNSPDEDFILDTLPDHPQVVVGAGFSGHGFKFASVIGEVLADLAADGDTDHPIEMFRLDRFD, encoded by the coding sequence ATGGGTTTGAGCGACGAGCGACGCGACGTGATCGTCGTCGGGGTCGGGGGGATGGGAAGTGCGACCGCCTACCACCTCGCACGGCGAGGGGTCGACGTGTTGGGGCTGGAACGATTCGACATCCCCCACACCCAGGGCTCCTCGCACGGCATCACGCGCATCATCCGGAGAGCGTACTACGAACATCCCTCGTACATCCCACTGGTCGAGCGAGCGTACGACCTCTGGGACGACCTGGCCGAGGAGACGGATCGGCCGGTGATCCACCGCACCGGCTCCATCGACGCCGGCCCGCAGGGAAACGTCGTCTTCGAGGGGTCGCGCCGCTCGTGTGAGGAACACGACATCCCCCACGAGGTGCTGACGGGCGCGGAGTGCAACGAGCGGTTTCCCGGCTACGACCTCCCCGACGACTACCGCGCGCTCTACCAACCGGACGGTGGCTTCGTCGTCCCCGAACAGGCCATCGTCGGCCACACCGAGGAGGCCCAGGCGGCGGGCGCCGAGATTCGCGCCCGCGAGGGCGTGTACGACTGGGCGGAGACGCCCGACGGCGGTGTGCGGGTCTGGACCGACCACGACACCTACGAAGCCGACCGACTCGTCCTCGCGGCGGGCGCGTGGAACTACAAACTCGCCGACGCACTCGACGGCCTCGCGGTCCCCGAACGACAGGTGCTCGCCTGGTTCCAGCCGGAGACCCCCGCCCTGTTCGAACCGGACTCGCTTCCCGTGTGGAACATCGAAACCCCCGAGGGCCGCTTCTACGGTCTGCCCATCTACGACGTGCCGGGGTTCAAACTGGGGAAGTACCACCACCTCGACGAGGCAGTCGACCCCGACAGTTACGATACCGACCCCGGCCCGGCCGACGAAGTGCTCCTGCGTGATTTCACCGAGAAGTACTTCCCGAAGGCCGCGGGACCGACGATGCGGCTGGCGACCTGCATGTTCACGAACTCCCCCGACGAGGACTTCATCCTCGATACGCTGCCCGACCACCCGCAGGTGGTCGTCGGTGCGGGCTTCTCGGGCCACGGCTTCAAGTTCGCGAGCGTCATCGGCGAGGTGCTCGCGGACCTGGCTGCCGACGGCGACACCGACCACCCGATCGAGATGTTCCGCCTCGACCGCTTCGACTGA
- a CDS encoding orc1/cdc6 family replication initiation protein translates to MADGDDQQSLSQSIKGRLQEGVQNSVFRDKGLLDPDAVIDEDRIVGRDNQLDDIITYLRPALQGNRPPNMLLYGPSGTGKSLIINAVCQQVLELANSQGDRFGVIKINCQTIKSHDRAVYRLVKNAANEAGVDIGVPESGISTDQKLDRFYEILTNNFDSVIIILDEVDLLVGRQRDPNDEPAYSKLLYQLSRASQLGRIEGHVSVAALTNDPRFMEDLDGRAESSFNPQDVVFPDYDANQLQAILERRRDAYQDDVLEDSIIPLSAAFAAQDHGDARKAIDLFRKAGEIADREGEDTVCEKHVRDAQKEAERDRTLTQMQGLSTQKKLSLYATAIVPVHAQRNLNAVPSTVAYRVYQYLTDLLDADEKSRDSYLRYMSEAETYNFVTSEKRGRGYGSGVHKEYTFIDDPEVVAETLQADIRLEQAEHEENLVESVVNAQIDDFFEGK, encoded by the coding sequence ATGGCTGACGGCGACGATCAACAATCCCTCTCACAATCTATCAAAGGCCGCCTCCAGGAGGGGGTTCAAAATTCTGTTTTCCGTGATAAGGGACTTCTCGACCCGGATGCCGTCATCGACGAGGACCGGATCGTGGGGCGTGATAATCAGCTGGACGACATCATCACCTACCTTCGACCGGCATTACAAGGCAACCGCCCGCCCAATATGCTTCTCTACGGTCCGTCGGGGACTGGAAAGTCACTCATCATCAACGCGGTGTGCCAGCAGGTTCTCGAGCTCGCGAACTCCCAGGGAGATCGGTTCGGCGTAATCAAGATCAACTGCCAGACGATCAAATCGCACGACCGAGCTGTCTATCGGCTCGTGAAGAACGCAGCAAATGAAGCCGGTGTCGACATCGGCGTCCCTGAGAGCGGGATTTCGACCGACCAGAAGCTCGATCGGTTCTACGAGATTCTGACCAATAACTTCGACTCGGTCATCATCATCCTCGACGAGGTCGATCTTCTCGTGGGTCGGCAACGAGATCCGAACGACGAGCCGGCGTATTCGAAACTCCTCTACCAGCTTTCGCGAGCGTCACAGCTCGGTCGCATCGAGGGCCACGTTTCCGTCGCTGCGCTCACGAACGATCCTCGATTCATGGAGGATCTCGATGGTCGGGCGGAGAGTTCGTTTAATCCGCAGGACGTCGTCTTCCCCGACTACGATGCGAACCAACTGCAGGCGATTCTCGAACGCCGTCGCGATGCATACCAAGACGATGTCCTCGAGGATAGTATTATTCCGCTCAGTGCTGCATTCGCGGCCCAGGATCACGGTGACGCTCGGAAGGCAATCGATCTGTTCCGGAAAGCTGGTGAAATCGCGGATCGGGAAGGAGAAGACACAGTTTGTGAAAAGCACGTTCGCGATGCGCAGAAAGAAGCTGAGCGGGACCGGACGCTGACCCAGATGCAGGGTCTCTCGACACAAAAGAAGCTCTCGCTATACGCCACCGCGATCGTCCCGGTCCACGCTCAGCGAAATCTGAACGCCGTTCCTAGTACGGTAGCGTACCGGGTGTATCAGTATCTCACCGACCTTCTCGATGCCGATGAGAAATCCCGAGACTCCTACCTGCGATACATGAGTGAGGCTGAGACCTACAATTTCGTCACGTCGGAGAAACGGGGACGTGGCTACGGCAGTGGTGTCCACAAAGAGTACACCTTCATTGATGATCCGGAGGTGGTCGCTGAGACCCTTCAGGCCGACATCCGACTCGAACAAGCTGAACACGAGGAGAATCTCGTCGAATCTGTTGTCAACGCACAGATAGACGATTTCTTCGAAGGGAAGTAA
- a CDS encoding DUF7342 family protein yields the protein MNDRSPPDEFADVNEAVGEEWEAETTPYERIRHVVAHTYSPVSADTVADDARTASKTARKHLNTLADEGFVETTPGEHGGTLYRRSPESLVVEQAVDILEHVSTDELVTRIQEMCEQLTEYRSEFGVESPEELVVDQTNQTLSESGSPEDEIDLETIREWKTLRRNLAFANAAISIGNAEQFVGTGHRSIGDSGLA from the coding sequence ATGAACGACCGAAGCCCACCAGATGAGTTTGCAGACGTCAACGAAGCGGTCGGCGAGGAATGGGAAGCGGAAACGACACCCTACGAGCGCATTCGACACGTCGTTGCGCATACGTACAGCCCTGTCTCAGCTGATACCGTAGCTGACGATGCACGAACTGCTTCAAAGACCGCCCGAAAGCACCTGAACACACTCGCAGACGAGGGGTTTGTCGAGACGACACCCGGCGAACATGGCGGAACGCTCTATCGGCGCTCACCCGAATCACTCGTCGTCGAACAGGCTGTTGACATCCTCGAGCACGTTTCGACTGACGAACTTGTGACGCGAATCCAGGAGATGTGTGAGCAACTCACCGAGTATCGGTCCGAATTCGGCGTCGAATCACCCGAGGAGTTGGTTGTTGATCAGACGAATCAGACGCTCTCCGAATCCGGGTCTCCAGAGGACGAGATCGACTTAGAGACGATTCGTGAGTGGAAGACGCTCCGCCGAAACCTCGCGTTCGCGAACGCTGCGATCTCGATCGGCAATGCCGAGCAATTCGTCGGCACCGGCCATCGCTCAATCGGCGATAGCGGTCTTGCCTGA
- a CDS encoding winged helix-turn-helix domain-containing protein: protein MSEEMPSPYRMVSDGGTEHRDVNDVVEEEWLEETTPFERVYEIIRTTYDPASAGEIADRARVSATTARKHLRTLESAGEVTTSQDGQTTCYRRSETAIVTEHAQSLLAELSPEEISSGIADMKAQIQEWREEYGVDSPEEFARELDVDDVDSDYGALLTEWQTTRRNLTLAQATLAIGEASNTGHLTDTDTDDEGDSDASIVV from the coding sequence ATGTCCGAAGAGATGCCCTCGCCCTATCGAATGGTCTCGGATGGCGGGACCGAACACCGCGACGTAAACGATGTCGTCGAAGAAGAATGGCTTGAGGAGACGACGCCGTTTGAACGAGTGTACGAAATCATCCGCACTACCTACGACCCTGCATCCGCCGGAGAGATCGCCGACCGTGCTCGCGTCTCGGCAACCACGGCGCGAAAGCACCTGCGAACGCTCGAAAGCGCTGGCGAAGTAACAACCTCCCAAGACGGGCAGACGACGTGTTACCGACGATCGGAAACGGCGATTGTCACTGAACATGCACAGTCGCTCCTCGCGGAACTGTCCCCCGAAGAGATCTCGTCCGGTATTGCTGATATGAAGGCACAGATACAGGAGTGGCGTGAGGAGTATGGTGTCGATTCCCCCGAAGAATTCGCCCGTGAACTAGACGTCGACGACGTCGACAGCGACTACGGTGCCCTCCTCACAGAATGGCAAACGACGCGACGCAACCTCACACTCGCACAAGCAACACTCGCAATCGGTGAAGCAAGCAATACTGGCCATCTTACTGACACAGATACCGACGATGAGGGTGATAGCGATGCATCCATCGTCGTATGA